A window of Pseudomonas mucidolens contains these coding sequences:
- a CDS encoding DUF1653 domain-containing protein: MKVEPGLYRHYKGPQYRVFNVARHSETEEQVVFYQALYGDYGFWVRPLSMFLETVEVDGEQVPRFVLIQAEPSLFSGQ, encoded by the coding sequence ATGAAAGTCGAACCAGGGCTCTACCGGCATTACAAAGGTCCGCAATACCGCGTTTTTAATGTCGCGCGACATTCCGAGACTGAAGAGCAAGTGGTGTTTTATCAAGCACTGTATGGCGATTACGGTTTTTGGGTACGTCCCTTGAGCATGTTCCTGGAGACGGTCGAGGTTGACGGCGAACAGGTCCCGCGCTTTGTATTGATCCAGGCCGAACCCAGTCTTTTTTCAGGGCAATGA
- the fadA gene encoding acetyl-CoA C-acyltransferase FadA produces the protein MSLNPRDVVIVDFGRTPMGRSKGGMHRNTRAEDMSAHLISKVLERNVKVDPNEVEDVIWGCVNQTLEQGWNIARMASLMTQIPHTAAGQTVSRLCGSSMSALHTAAQAIMTGNGDVFVVGGVEHMGHVSMMHGVDPNPHMSLYAAKASGMMGLTAEMLGKMHGITREAQDAFGLRSHQLAHKATVEGKFKDEIIPMNGYDENGFLKLFDYDETIRPDTTLESLAALKPAFNPKGGTVTAGTSSQITDGASCMIVMSAQRAQDLGIQPLAVIRSMAVAGVDPAIMGYGPVPATQKALKRAGLSISDIDFFELNEAFAAQALPVLKDLKVLDKMNEKVNLHGGAIALGHPFGCSGARISGTLLNVMKQNGGNLGVATMCIGLGQGISTVFERV, from the coding sequence ATGAGCTTGAATCCAAGAGACGTCGTGATTGTCGACTTCGGTCGTACGCCGATGGGCCGCTCCAAAGGCGGCATGCACCGCAACACCCGTGCCGAGGACATGTCGGCGCACCTGATCAGCAAAGTGCTGGAGCGCAACGTCAAGGTCGACCCGAACGAAGTCGAAGACGTGATCTGGGGCTGTGTCAACCAGACCCTGGAGCAGGGCTGGAACATCGCGCGCATGGCGTCGCTGATGACCCAGATCCCGCACACCGCTGCCGGCCAGACCGTCAGCCGCCTGTGCGGCTCCTCCATGAGCGCGCTGCACACTGCCGCCCAGGCAATCATGACCGGCAACGGTGATGTATTTGTGGTCGGCGGCGTGGAGCACATGGGTCACGTCAGCATGATGCATGGTGTCGACCCGAACCCGCACATGTCCCTGTACGCGGCGAAAGCCTCGGGCATGATGGGCCTGACCGCGGAAATGCTCGGCAAGATGCACGGCATCACCCGCGAAGCCCAGGACGCCTTTGGCCTGCGCTCCCACCAGTTGGCCCACAAGGCAACCGTGGAAGGCAAGTTCAAGGATGAGATCATCCCGATGAACGGCTACGACGAGAACGGTTTCCTGAAATTGTTCGATTACGACGAAACCATTCGTCCGGACACCACCCTGGAAAGCCTGGCGGCCTTGAAGCCAGCCTTCAATCCCAAGGGCGGCACCGTGACGGCCGGTACTTCGTCGCAGATCACCGATGGTGCCTCGTGCATGATCGTGATGTCGGCCCAGCGTGCCCAGGATTTGGGTATTCAACCGCTGGCGGTGATCCGCTCGATGGCGGTGGCGGGTGTGGACCCCGCGATCATGGGCTATGGTCCTGTACCGGCCACACAAAAAGCACTGAAGCGCGCGGGTCTGAGCATCTCTGACATCGACTTCTTCGAGCTCAACGAAGCTTTCGCCGCACAGGCTCTGCCAGTGTTGAAAGATTTGAAAGTACTCGACAAGATGAATGAGAAGGTTAACCTGCACGGCGGCGCGATTGCCCTGGGTCACCCATTCGGGTGTTCCGGTGCGCGTATCTCCGGCACTTTGCTGAACGTGATGAAGCAAAATGGCGGCAACCTCGGGGTAGCCACCATGTGCATTGGTCTCGGCCAAGGTATCTCGACCGTCTTCGAACGCGTTTAA
- the fadB gene encoding fatty acid oxidation complex subunit alpha FadB — translation MIYEGKAITVTALESGIVELKFDLKGESVNKFNRLTLNELRQAVDTIKADASVKGVIVSSGKDVFIVGADITEFVDNFKLPDAELVAGNLEANKIFSDFEDLNVPTVAAINGIALGGGLEMCLAADFRVMASSAKIGLPEVKLGIYPGFGGTVRLPRIIGADNAIEWIAAGKENRAEDALKVGAVDAVVAPEKLAEAALNLIKGAISGEFDYKAKRQPKLEKLKLNAIEQMMSFETAKGFVAGQAGPNYPAPVEAIKTIQKAANFGRDKALEIEAAGFVKLAKTSAAQSLIGLFLNDQELKKKAKAYDEIAKDVKQAAVLGAGIMGGGIAYQSASKGTPILMKDINEHGIEQGLAEAAKLLVGRVDKGRMTAAKMAEVLNGIRPTLSYGDFGHVDLVVEAVVENPKVKQAVLAEVEAQVKEDTILASNTSTISITLLAQALKRPENFVGMHFFNPVHMMPLVEVIRGEKSSELAVATTVAYAKKMGKNPIVVNDCPGFLVNRVLFPYFGGFAKLVSAGVDFVRIDKVMEKFGWPMGPAYLMDVVGIDTGHHGRDVMAEGFPDRMKDDRRSAVDALYEAKRLGQKNGKGFYAYETDKKGKQKKVADPSVHEVLAPIVYEQREVSDEDIINWMMIALCLETVRCLEDGIVETAAEADMGLVYGIGFPPFRGGALRYIDSIGVAEFVALADQYADLGPLYHPTAKLREMAKNGQSFFG, via the coding sequence ATGATTTACGAAGGTAAAGCCATCACGGTTACGGCTCTTGAAAGTGGCATCGTCGAATTGAAATTCGACCTCAAGGGTGAGTCCGTCAACAAGTTCAACCGTCTAACCCTGAACGAACTGCGTCAGGCCGTAGACACCATCAAAGCAGATGCGTCGGTCAAGGGCGTGATCGTTTCCAGTGGCAAGGACGTGTTCATCGTCGGCGCCGACATCACTGAATTCGTCGACAACTTCAAGCTGCCCGATGCCGAGCTTGTGGCTGGCAACCTCGAAGCCAACAAGATTTTCAGCGATTTCGAAGACCTTAACGTACCGACTGTTGCCGCGATCAATGGCATCGCGCTGGGCGGCGGTCTGGAAATGTGCCTGGCCGCGGATTTCCGGGTCATGGCCAGCAGCGCAAAAATCGGCCTGCCGGAAGTCAAGTTGGGCATCTACCCAGGCTTCGGCGGTACCGTGCGCCTGCCGCGTATCATCGGTGCCGACAACGCCATCGAGTGGATCGCCGCGGGTAAGGAAAACCGTGCTGAAGACGCATTGAAAGTCGGCGCAGTGGATGCTGTGGTGGCTCCCGAGAAACTGGCAGAAGCGGCACTGAACCTGATCAAGGGCGCCATCAGCGGCGAATTTGACTACAAGGCCAAGCGTCAGCCGAAGCTGGAAAAACTCAAGCTCAACGCCATCGAACAAATGATGTCGTTCGAGACCGCCAAGGGCTTTGTCGCGGGCCAGGCCGGTCCGAACTACCCGGCGCCTGTCGAAGCCATCAAGACCATCCAGAAAGCTGCGAACTTCGGTCGTGACAAGGCGCTGGAAATTGAAGCGGCTGGCTTCGTCAAACTGGCCAAGACCTCTGCCGCGCAGAGCTTGATCGGCTTGTTCCTGAACGATCAGGAGCTGAAGAAAAAAGCCAAGGCCTACGACGAAATCGCCAAGGACGTGAAGCAGGCCGCCGTACTCGGCGCCGGCATCATGGGGGGCGGTATCGCTTATCAGTCGGCGTCCAAAGGCACACCGATCCTGATGAAAGACATCAACGAACACGGGATCGAGCAGGGTCTGGCGGAAGCCGCGAAACTGTTGGTGGGCCGCGTTGATAAAGGCCGCATGACTGCTGCGAAAATGGCTGAAGTGCTTAACGGCATTCGTCCGACCTTGTCCTACGGCGACTTCGGTCACGTCGACCTGGTGGTCGAAGCGGTTGTCGAGAACCCGAAGGTCAAGCAGGCGGTACTCGCTGAAGTCGAAGCCCAGGTCAAGGAAGACACCATTCTGGCGTCCAACACCTCGACCATCTCCATCACCTTGCTGGCCCAGGCCCTCAAGCGTCCGGAAAACTTCGTCGGCATGCACTTCTTCAATCCGGTGCACATGATGCCGCTGGTGGAAGTGATCCGTGGCGAGAAGTCCAGTGAGCTGGCCGTTGCCACCACCGTGGCTTACGCCAAGAAAATGGGCAAGAACCCGATCGTCGTCAACGATTGCCCGGGCTTCCTCGTTAACCGTGTACTGTTTCCGTACTTCGGCGGTTTCGCCAAGTTGGTCAGCGCCGGCGTGGACTTCGTGCGCATTGACAAGGTCATGGAGAAATTCGGCTGGCCAATGGGTCCGGCGTACCTGATGGACGTGGTCGGCATCGACACCGGCCACCACGGTCGCGACGTGATGGCTGAAGGGTTCCCGGACCGCATGAAAGACGACCGCCGTTCGGCTGTCGACGCGCTCTACGAAGCCAAGCGCCTGGGCCAGAAGAATGGCAAGGGTTTCTACGCCTACGAGACCGACAAGAAGGGCAAGCAGAAGAAAGTCGCCGATCCTTCGGTGCATGAAGTGCTCGCGCCGATTGTCTACGAACAGCGTGAGGTGTCCGACGAGGACATCATCAACTGGATGATGATCGCCCTGTGCCTGGAAACCGTACGTTGCCTGGAAGACGGCATCGTTGAAACCGCCGCCGAAGCCGATATGGGCCTGGTCTACGGTATTGGTTTCCCTCCATTCCGTGGTGGTGCGCTGCGTTACATCGACTCGATCGGTGTGGCCGAGTTCGTTGCCCTGGCTGATCAATACGCTGATTTGGGCCCGCTGTACCACCCGACCGCGAAGTTGCGTGAGATGGCCAAGAACGGCCAGAGCTTCTTCGGTTAA
- a CDS encoding universal stress protein, producing MPYEHILVAVDLTEECDPVIKRALGLAGDVSKLSLVHIVEPMAMAFGGDVPMDLSQLQQQQFDQAKERLDRLITKYPTLKKEHSHLTYGQPRQEIHHLAKEQNCDLIVVGSHGRHGLALLLGSTANDVLHSAPCDVLAVRLLKNT from the coding sequence ATGCCCTATGAACACATCCTGGTCGCCGTGGATCTGACCGAAGAGTGCGATCCGGTGATCAAGCGCGCCCTCGGCCTGGCCGGCGACGTTTCAAAGTTGTCCCTGGTACATATCGTCGAACCCATGGCGATGGCCTTTGGCGGCGACGTGCCGATGGACCTTTCGCAATTGCAGCAACAGCAGTTCGATCAGGCAAAGGAACGCCTTGATCGACTGATAACCAAGTATCCGACACTGAAAAAAGAGCATAGCCATCTGACTTACGGCCAACCGCGCCAGGAAATCCACCACCTTGCCAAGGAACAGAACTGCGACTTGATCGTCGTCGGCAGCCATGGTCGGCACGGCCTGGCCTTGCTGCTGGGCTCCACCGCCAACGATGTATTGCACAGTGCGCCGTGTGATGTGCTGGCGGTGCGACTGCTGAAAAATACTTAA
- a CDS encoding ATP-binding cassette domain-containing protein: MTLLKFSDVSLAFGAMPLLDKVSWQIARGERVCIIGRNGTGKSSMMKLVKGDQKPDEGSVWRAPGLKIGELPQELPVADGRTVFDVVAEGLDGVGALLAEYHHLSQNIVTDADLDKLMHVQQDLEARDGWRLQQLVDSTLSRLQLPADKTLAELSGGWRRRVLLAQALVSEPDLLLLDEPTNHLDIGAIAWLEEALKDFQGAVLFITHDRSFLQNLATRILELDRGGLIDWNGDYASFLVHKEAALAAEETANALFDKKLAQEEVWIRQGIKARRTRNEGRVRALKALRVERSERRERTGKANIQLDTADKSGKQVMVLENVSFHHPEGPFLIKDFSMVLQRGDRIGLLGANGTGKTTLLKLMLSGLQPTSGTVEEGTRIDVAYFDQLRHQLDLEKTVIDNVAEGRDFIDIDGQSRHVLSYLGDFLFSPQRARTPVKALSGGERARLLLAKLFSKPANLLVLDEPTNDLDVETLELLEEVLLTFNGTVLMVSHDRAFLDNVVTSTLVFEGEGKVREYVGGYQDWLRQGGSPRLLGVTESKSGKADLNSAVVTPVAAAAPAQDAAPAVKKKLSYKLQRELEALPGDIDAKEKQIAAVEAEMADAGFYLRPAAETAKVIASLEQLNKELDALVERWAELDA, encoded by the coding sequence ATGACCCTGCTCAAATTCAGCGATGTGTCCCTTGCTTTCGGCGCTATGCCGTTGTTGGACAAGGTGTCCTGGCAGATCGCCCGTGGTGAGCGGGTGTGCATCATCGGCCGTAACGGCACTGGCAAATCCAGCATGATGAAGCTGGTGAAGGGCGATCAGAAGCCTGATGAAGGCTCCGTTTGGCGTGCCCCAGGCCTCAAGATCGGCGAATTGCCGCAAGAACTGCCAGTGGCCGACGGACGGACTGTGTTCGACGTGGTCGCCGAAGGCCTGGATGGTGTTGGCGCGTTGCTCGCCGAATACCATCACCTGAGCCAGAACATCGTTACCGACGCCGACCTGGACAAGCTGATGCATGTCCAGCAAGACCTCGAAGCCCGTGACGGCTGGCGCTTGCAGCAATTGGTCGACAGCACGTTGAGCCGCCTGCAACTGCCGGCCGACAAAACCCTTGCAGAGCTGTCCGGCGGCTGGCGTCGTCGTGTCCTGCTGGCCCAGGCCCTGGTTTCCGAACCGGACCTGCTGCTGCTCGACGAGCCGACCAACCACCTGGATATCGGTGCAATCGCCTGGCTGGAAGAAGCCCTCAAGGACTTCCAGGGCGCCGTGTTGTTTATCACGCACGACCGTTCCTTCCTGCAAAACCTGGCCACGCGCATCCTCGAACTGGATCGCGGCGGTCTGATCGACTGGAACGGCGACTACGCCAGCTTCCTGGTGCACAAAGAAGCGGCCCTGGCCGCCGAAGAAACCGCGAACGCGTTGTTCGACAAGAAACTGGCCCAGGAAGAAGTCTGGATTCGCCAGGGCATCAAGGCTCGCCGCACCCGCAACGAAGGTCGCGTGCGTGCTTTGAAAGCCCTGCGTGTCGAGCGCAGCGAACGTCGCGAGCGCACCGGCAAGGCCAACATTCAGCTTGATACCGCCGACAAGTCGGGCAAGCAAGTGATGGTGCTGGAAAACGTCAGCTTCCATCACCCGGAGGGTCCATTCCTGATCAAGGACTTCTCCATGGTCCTGCAGCGCGGCGATCGTATCGGCCTGTTGGGCGCCAACGGTACCGGCAAGACTACCTTGCTCAAGTTGATGCTCAGCGGTCTGCAGCCGACCAGCGGCACGGTGGAAGAGGGCACGCGCATCGACGTGGCCTACTTCGACCAGTTGCGCCACCAGTTGGACCTGGAAAAGACCGTGATCGACAACGTCGCCGAAGGTCGCGACTTTATCGACATCGACGGCCAGAGCCGCCACGTACTGAGCTATCTCGGTGACTTCCTGTTCAGCCCGCAGCGTGCCCGTACGCCGGTCAAGGCATTGTCTGGTGGTGAGCGTGCGCGCCTGTTGCTGGCCAAGTTGTTCAGCAAGCCAGCCAACCTGTTGGTGCTCGACGAACCGACCAACGACCTGGATGTGGAAACCCTCGAGCTGCTGGAAGAGGTTTTGCTGACCTTTAATGGCACCGTGCTGATGGTCAGTCACGACCGGGCATTCCTTGACAACGTGGTCACCAGCACCCTGGTGTTCGAAGGTGAAGGCAAGGTTCGCGAGTACGTCGGTGGTTATCAGGACTGGTTGCGTCAGGGCGGTTCGCCGCGCCTGTTGGGCGTGACCGAGAGCAAGTCCGGCAAGGCTGACCTGAACTCTGCGGTGGTCACTCCGGTGGCCGCAGCGGCGCCTGCCCAGGACGCCGCGCCGGCGGTCAAGAAGAAGCTCAGCTACAAGCTGCAACGTGAACTGGAAGCCTTGCCGGGCGATATCGACGCCAAGGAAAAACAGATCGCCGCAGTTGAGGCTGAAATGGCTGACGCGGGTTTCTATCTGCGTCCTGCAGCGGAAACCGCGAAGGTCATTGCGTCTCTTGAACAGTTGAACAAAGAGCTGGATGCGCTGGTTGAGCGTTGGGCCGAGCTGGATGCCTGA
- a CDS encoding transglycosylase SLT domain-containing protein, which translates to MRSRLFSFLSCLLLSTTAVQSAQAVDLTTQRQYYDQAKRALAKGDSGPYMQYSRALADYPLTPYLAYDELTARLKTASNQEIEQFLGKHGDLPQANWMKLRWLRWLAERGEWQTFEKYYDAKLNFTELDCLHGQYQLSHNLKAEGYASAEKLWLSGKSQPAACDALFAQWSADGQLTEQKRWKRTKLAAEARNYGLANSLVKTLTTLAPQGRLMVDVAQKPALLNDPSRFLPASEAMSDAVGLGLRRLARQDPEKAMALLDGYAASMHFSRDEKVSIAREIGLTLARRFDPRALDVMTKYDPELRDNTVSEWRLRLLLRLARREDAYQLTRKLPEDLATTSRWRYWQARALELAEPKNPQPLVLYKDLARERDFYGFLAADRSQAPYQLNNRPLVLSQALLNKVRNTPGVRRALEFYARGQIVDGRREWYHVTRHFNRDEMVAQAKLAYDMKWYFPAIRTISQAKYWDDLDIRFPMAHRATLVREAKVRGLHSSWVFAITRQESAFMDDARSGVGATGLMQLMPATAKETARKFSIPLASPRQVLDPDKNIQLGTAYLSQVHSQFNGNRVLASAAYNAGPGRVRQWLRGADHLSFDVWVESIPFDETRQYVQNVLSYSVIYGQKLNSPQPLVDWHERYFDDQ; encoded by the coding sequence ATGCGCAGTCGCCTTTTCAGTTTCTTATCTTGCCTGCTTCTTTCTACCACCGCCGTTCAAAGCGCCCAGGCCGTGGATTTGACCACTCAACGCCAATATTACGATCAAGCCAAGCGCGCGCTGGCCAAAGGCGACAGCGGGCCCTACATGCAATACAGCCGAGCCCTGGCCGATTATCCGCTGACACCGTATCTGGCGTACGACGAGCTCACCGCCCGCCTGAAGACCGCCAGTAATCAGGAAATCGAACAGTTCCTGGGCAAGCATGGCGATCTGCCCCAGGCCAACTGGATGAAACTGCGCTGGTTGCGCTGGCTGGCCGAACGTGGCGAATGGCAGACGTTTGAAAAGTATTACGACGCCAAGCTTAACTTCACGGAACTGGACTGCCTCCACGGTCAATACCAACTGAGCCACAACCTCAAGGCCGAGGGTTACGCCAGCGCCGAAAAACTGTGGTTGAGCGGCAAATCCCAGCCGGCGGCCTGTGATGCGCTGTTCGCACAGTGGTCCGCCGATGGCCAACTGACCGAACAGAAACGCTGGAAGCGCACTAAATTGGCCGCCGAAGCCCGTAACTACGGCCTGGCCAACAGCCTGGTGAAAACCCTGACCACCCTCGCGCCCCAAGGTCGCCTGATGGTCGATGTCGCGCAAAAGCCTGCCTTGCTGAACGACCCGTCACGCTTCCTGCCAGCCAGCGAAGCCATGTCCGACGCAGTCGGCCTGGGCCTTCGTCGCCTGGCTCGCCAGGATCCCGAAAAGGCCATGGCGCTGCTGGACGGTTACGCCGCCAGCATGCACTTCTCCCGTGACGAAAAAGTCTCGATTGCCCGAGAGATCGGCCTGACTCTGGCGCGCCGCTTCGACCCTCGCGCCCTCGACGTAATGACCAAGTACGACCCGGAACTGCGTGACAACACAGTCTCCGAATGGCGCCTGCGCCTGCTGTTGCGCCTGGCCCGCCGGGAGGATGCTTACCAACTGACCCGCAAGCTGCCCGAGGACCTGGCCACCACCAGCCGCTGGCGCTACTGGCAGGCCCGCGCGCTGGAACTGGCCGAACCCAAGAACCCTCAGCCCCTGGTGCTGTACAAAGACCTGGCACGGGAGCGGGACTTCTATGGTTTCCTCGCGGCGGATCGCTCCCAGGCGCCGTACCAACTGAACAATCGACCTTTGGTGTTGAGCCAGGCGCTGCTCAATAAAGTACGTAACACCCCCGGCGTGCGGCGCGCCCTGGAGTTCTACGCCCGCGGCCAGATTGTCGATGGCCGTCGCGAGTGGTATCACGTCACCCGCCACTTCAACCGTGACGAAATGGTCGCCCAGGCCAAACTTGCCTATGACATGAAATGGTATTTCCCGGCGATCCGCACTATCAGCCAGGCAAAGTACTGGGACGACCTGGATATCCGCTTCCCCATGGCCCACCGCGCCACACTGGTGCGCGAGGCCAAGGTACGTGGCCTGCATTCGAGCTGGGTGTTCGCCATTACTCGCCAGGAAAGCGCCTTCATGGACGACGCCCGCTCTGGCGTTGGCGCCACCGGTCTGATGCAACTGATGCCCGCCACCGCCAAGGAAACCGCGCGCAAGTTCAGCATTCCCCTGGCATCACCGCGACAAGTGCTGGATCCGGACAAGAACATTCAGCTCGGCACAGCGTACCTGAGCCAGGTCCACAGCCAGTTCAATGGCAACCGTGTGCTCGCCTCCGCCGCCTACAACGCCGGCCCAGGGCGCGTGCGCCAGTGGCTGCGCGGCGCCGACCACTTGAGCTTCGACGTCTGGGTAGAGAGCATTCCTTTCGACGAAACACGCCAGTACGTGCAGAACGTGCTGTCCTATTCGGTGATCTACGGTCAGAAGCTCAACTCGCCGCAACCCTTGGTGGATTGGCATGAACGCTACTTCGATGATCAGTAA